Below is a genomic region from Prunus persica cultivar Lovell chromosome G3, Prunus_persica_NCBIv2, whole genome shotgun sequence.
GGAGGGTTTTTTCATGCAACGATGACTATAAGGTAAATATttatcaatttaatttattttatgaccATTTTGATTTCATGTATATTTTTCTCACTCTCCCTTCCACCCTTCTCTCTTCCCTTCTTGTTGTTTCTTTTGACTCTCTCATTATATGTAATAATTGAAAACTTTGAAAGGTATGGTggaaaaaaatgattttgaaaaacttgcaaaatatattattttgtgaaatcaatttttcaaaattgagaTGATTAGAAATGTTTTTGTtatattgaaaactaaaacaaaaaaaagtaatttgttgttttttaaaataattatattaccTAAGTACATGAGGTTATGTGACAAGACTTGACCCAAATTCCATTTTGGAATTCGAGCCGGACCCTGTGCGCGTCCAACATTTGGTggatgtcgggcacaaatgacctatttgcccttctatacaaagcacgataaaataacaaggttgacttctaccaaAAAATTGGtagagtctcccttgtaactgggtcaataccaaaacatttacacaTGCCAAacaagtttatatatatacaaccaactgccaacatacgtatatatatatattccaacagttcaattctaagtctagggcaaaacatcagagtgACTattaagaatttacaaaggagtcaatccttttacaaaacaaaagtcctACATCAAAAAGGAAAGCGCGGAAAGTGAAaaacggcccggtggtggatccctgtgcacgcctactgcctgggggcacaaaacattaaaaagggtgagtggaccaaaaatcaaagttcagaaaatagcatatgaatATACTAACCCCAccgtaaaaacagttatacaaactaaattattctcgTTAttactgaaatcaatgcactcatataattatacatgtatataagccaatcatactcatggtcaacattaatttcttaaggcattgaaacagtttaaaactaccacctaagTGTACcacttatttccgtcaattcctaaTATCCATCAATTCCtcgcatcaccatgggtgacacgtACTCataggtctcagtgacacgaagtcagtccgagccgcaactcgcaggattcaggggaccatagtcagcctgatctgcattactcgctccacacgagttcgggTACCATAGAaatcgtggggcaactgtcaaacATGCTGACTataccgaaggcaacaattttattccgaaggcaacatttattCAGAACGCAAATTATTTACCAAAGGCAACATCTGTATATCTGGGTACCTAAGGTGCTTtgggaaaatataaagtttctgaagaaaatctggTGAATAATTGAATTTCTGTAAACTCTAAAACTCTGCCACCATTTATCTGAAAATCTGAAAAttaactagaatttcttttcctatatcctttaaaggagattttactcggcagcatgcaaaacaaaatatttaaaagcataTAACAGCTTATAAAACgctaatctttgaataaaacttGTTCAAGATCAATAACTGTAActaaactgcttaaattcatttataaaaacaaaaagtccactcactggtagtccgtgctcgctggacctcttgaaggtccctcatgcgagtcaactggtgcccgggtgcctgattcaatgaccataatattctattaatataatactcaatatagtattaatttaCAAACCCTAACCCCCGGCCCCTagaagtacgtgcgtcaaatTAAAATTGGTTCTATGGCCATAAAAGCTTGGAATATTTTAGCaatatcttgggactcaaaaagcactaaagtcccaaaaagtcaactcaGGATCCTGCGGGTCCATGACCTTGCAATTATGATCCGCAAGCCTTGGGCCGGgctaggcttgggcttgggtgtctGAAGTCCGGCCcgattaagcccaagaaagcccggcccgattaagcccaagaaagctCGGCCCGGCCCACCCACGAAAGCCCCGCCCGTTAGgcccgcatacatatataattatgtataaataagagtttaggattaggattatatcacttaaatcacatatataatttgtttcattttatttacttttctttactcattcatagtttataattggatgattagcacattaatttgtgtcaattattaatacaacaattatatataaaaataagatgaaTAACATATCATATCACCAAATAcaatcatatcacgaaacataatcgtaccaccaaatataatcatgtttttcttgaatACATCACCAAACATTTACATATTTAGgtatcctttaaaaaaaatatctttttgatacttattagtttttaaaattatttgttaAAACGTATTAtggtctaattatgtaataacctcaagAATAAtactttgttttattatttttgtggaaaatcttattaagttgtgtgactttattgggtattttatgaatttggtttgatgtgaaaatattggaattaagtgagtttaatctcaaatttagactaaaatgcccttatgattaagtttatgatttttttcgaATGAAGTAGGCCCGTTTCGGCTAGGCCCTTTGGGCTTAGCATGGCCCCACCCAATGGGCTTTCTTAAGTCTGGCCTATGAGTCGGGCTTggactttgaattttctaaaaaaacccAGCCCGACCTaagcccattaaatttggACTGGGCTAGTCTGGCCCGGCCCATTGACGAGCCCTACCTGAGATGTCTACATCTTGGTAGCCCTTCCCCaacatttttaattatatttagattatatgtgggttttttttcaTAGATTTTGAAAAGATATATACATTTTGTTCATCTAATAAAATGTTTGACTTTCTAATTAAATAAGATATTTGTTCTTCCATATAAAATATTCGGAgtttcactattatacccaatataggggcccaaattataaaaaaaccttacatgaaatagactttagaaatacaccaaacactcatttacaacataacaaagaggcttcaaacttcctataaattacaaaattaccaTCGATTTCTTTAAACGAACCGAACCtgaaaacctcataaaaaacccaaaacactcaacatgacatcaaagtaatttaataatcaaaattaaattcaacagGGCCAGCTCTCCTTTTTtggattattttttgggtttgtttatagaaatcaAATGGTGTATCTATATAACTAGTACTAAAAATGAGTATTCCCTATAACTAAATACCTctaaaatatttgatttttaaattgttaTGCCTGTACTGTACCTATGAGTTAGGTAATAGAAATTTGGGATGTTGTACATTGTTATTAtgtttagttaaaatttatctTTGGCCTTTCAAAAGATGAGCATTGTTTATATCTTAGTGTAAGATTTATTATtagaaatataattaaattcataCTATATTAACTATAAttagaataatatatatatatataaaaaggaagCTGATTAgaatagaaaaatgaaaatatatggATGGTTTTAGAGTTGTCTCacacaaataaacaaagaaattagGAATGGTATTTAAGTAATGTTCCGAGTACCAACTAACTTTTGGTCTAGTGGCATtatatttttccaaaattttgatagaaaaaaaaaaaaatctcttccCAAAATTGAAAGAAGTCCCAAGTTCGAACATCTCCctcattattaaaaaaaatgtaaattacGTGAAAAGAATATTGTTCGGATATTACCATAAAAATCAAACACCTTAATATTTGAAAGATAAACTTTGACTGTCAAACGAAAATTTGCTAAATACTATGTTTCAAGAAAGGCCAAAGCAGCTACCTTATATAATTAAGGATATACATGGACTACTCTAGACACATTGCATCTGGAACAAATTACACAATATATTTATCTGTCATATGTATAATGCATTTCACTAAATTTGGTCCTCCAAGTCCAAGCATTGTTTTTGACATTGGAAAAGCAACAAATTACTCAAAATTAACCccttaaattcaaaataagaAAGTGCAGTCACCAAACCTGTCTTAATTCTATGTCTCCAACCCAGATACAATTTTTACGCCAAATCTAAGAACTCATGGCATGTAAAATTCATTTCACTAAAATTGGTGCTCCAAGATTTTTATTAGTCCTTGCAATACCAACAAAATATCATGCCATTACCCCCtccaaattcaaacattaCAAGGGCAATAACGTAGTTTTGACTGAGCAcagacttatttttattttggtaagTAGAGCACTCTCTTAGCAAGCCCAGCACTCAAAACAAGCATTAAAGCGCCAATGGTGTCTCAAGCTTTTAGCTTTGTGTATAAAAATGGGGTGTTGGTTTTGTGGAGGCACAACCCAAAAACACCCAAGTACAGTAGAGATACTGTACCGGATTTGAGAACCCAAGACTGAatcaaaattcataattttggtCAGAATACGAAACTGCCCATTTGTAGCTCTCTGCTTGCATGCCCAACACTTTGCCTTAAATCCCTAAGACTTGCCTGTTCTGAGTTGGTAGCTTTGTCACTTTTTGATATTTGGGGAGTTATAAAAAGGGTCTAAGAGCTTGCAGTGCAATTCTGCGTTGGGTTTTCTCTTGAGGGTCTTTGAGTttctcaaaaacaaaagagaaaggaagggtCTTTTAGCTCTTACAATGTCTTCCTCTGAGCAAGAGCTTGAGGAGCAGCTTAAGGAGACTGGAAATAGTCTCCTGAACACTCCTTCCGCCACTGATGAGCTTCTCAAACTTCTTGATGTAATGCCCCCTTTACCCTCTCTTTGTATTGCATTTTCGCACACAATATACATGCTTACTGGGTTATTTTTTGCTGTGATGAAATTCTCTGGAATGCCGAGTGTATGAAGGCTGGGAGTGGGTTGATCATCATGAATTACTGACTGGGAGTGTTTTAtaggtttttttcttcttcttcttttgagtgTGTGCATCcggttttcttttgggttaatTGAGTTCATTAGAATACAAACGAATGATGACTTGAGATGGGTTGATGATCATTTTGTGAATTCTTCGAAGTCAGGGTTACCATTTGTTCATTGaaagttttttggttttttattgcggttttagttttcatttatttgtttatttgggtTAAAAACCAAATCTTTTATGAAGGGAAATGTGGTTTCAGTAATTATGAGGGCTTTGTACATGTTGATGTTTGTTTCCTGTACTCAGAGTTGTGGTTTAAATGAACGTctgagttttatttttcaattgctTATATGTAATCCTTAATTATTTGACTGGCTTGATGGTTATATGTTAAACCAATTGCAAGCTGTTTTCTAGCTATGACTTTTCGTTTTTGAATGTTTAGATGTGCACTGTTGCTTAGTACAAGATGGTGTGTGCCTCTATATGTGTTGAATGGCTTGATGGTTAAATGTTAAACCAGTTGTGAGCTGTTCGCTGGctatgatttttcatttttgaatgtttgattTATACTGTTGTTTGTCAAACGATGGTGAATGTATACTGTTGCTTATTAAAAGATGTTGTGTGTGGTGTATAGGCGTTTGCACCTTCTATGACCTTATGTGAATTCTTACTTCTGAAACTAATGAGTTCTATACATTTCTAATAAGTAGCCACTGAGCATTCTTAGTCAGATTTGCGATTGTATGTGATGGTTAAATGTAATGATTATTATGATATATATGCTTAAATGTAACTAATCTGAAGTTCGAATCTGTTGCAATGCAAATGTTTGAAGTTATGTTAAACATAGCTATAtctgattttttgtttgtttgtaccTTTATCGGTTTTACGATTGACAATACCTGACATCCTCTGTTTCATTCTGTCTTTTAGGACGCTAATGATTTGTTGGACAATGTTGAGCAAGGACCACCCAGATCCATGCAAGATGCACTTCTACCCTTAATGAAAGCATTAATTTCTAATGAACTGTTGAGGCACTCGGATGTGGATGTGAAGCTTTCTGTTGCATCTTGCCTTACTCAGATTACAAGAATAACAGCACCGGATGCCCCATATGATGATGAACGGATGAAGGTATAACAGCTCCAAGATTCTAAGTAATCATTAATCACTTCGAAGTTCTACAACTTGTATCATCAAATGCTcctgttttaattttatgggcaCTTAGGACTTCATTTCCTGTTTATTGGTTGCACAGGAAATCTTTCAGCTGATTGTAGCATCTTTTGAAAATTTGTCACATGAGTCCAGTCGTTATTATACAAAGGCAGCTTCCATTCTTTGTATTGTTGCGAAGGTCAGGTCAAGCTTGTTGATGATGGACCTTGACTGCGATGCCTTAATTCTCGAGATGTTTCAACATTTCCTTAAAATAACAAAGTAAGAGCTTTATCGATGCTGTTTAAAATATTACTTATTGACTTCTCTTGCGGTTCTTTGCTGGAAAGTGCTTTGTGGTTGTATCGACAGCAAAACATATTGTAAACTTTCATTATGGACTGAAGTTTGAAAAGAAGTTGTTTAATTTGTGTTCCTAATGAGAGATCAAGAATTTGAACATCCTTTtcgttttttgtttataactTATTCATTTAAACAATactttatgaaaataaataatctcTGTGTCTGCGGTGTGTTCTGATTTTCATAATAACTTGGAGCTTTGGTTTTCTATTTCATTTTACATgagttcatttattttttgcaaaTAATTTACAACTTATGGCGTCTTATTGCTTAATGTTTAGGTCCAACCTTCCAGATGCTGTATTTTCAGCCATGGAAAGTATTATGACAATGGTTTTagatgaaagtgaagaaattccCTTGGATATTCTAAAAGCTCTTTTATCTAGTGTTAGAAAGGAAAATCAGGATCAGGTAATACTCTTTGCCTTTAcatcttgttttgtttttctatgttccttttttattttcctaccattccattttgtttatttaagaGTGTATGCCCTTTACCCATTGTTTCAGACTGTTTCACCTATTTCTTGGAAACTGGGGGAGAAAGTTATAGAGAATTGTTCTGCTAAGCTTAAATCTTATCTCGTGGAAGCAGTGAAGTCCACGGACATTGCTTTGGACGATTATGCTGAAATTGTGGCTTCTGTATACCAAAATGGATCTGATGCCCTCAAAAATGATAATGACAATGATTCTGGGAAAATTCTGGTATGCCAAACTTTGATATTGTCAGCTCACTTGCATGTTTAATAAGTttagagtacagtgtatggatttttttgtgtgtgttttgctGATTCTATTTCCTTGTtctttgtatgtttttttaaagctGAATTCAAAGCCCgaattttcttattaattaaaaaaataaaaatgaaatggctGTTCTTATGTATtcatgttctctctctctctctctctctctctctctctctctctgaggtGATCATAGCATCAAATCCTTTTGAACTAGAAAGCTTGTTGTCTCCTAGTATTCAGTATCCCATGATCCATTTTGTGCACTCTGGTGTCTGCTGTTTGAGtagtattaaaaatatattgtcGGACCATAGTGAAAGTAGAGACTAACGTGGTTACCAGAAACAGATGATTACACTGAATTGATGATGCTAGTGAGGGACGGACCTATGCACATGCTaacctgggctatagcccaggtgatttgattttttatagcCCAACGTTAATATCCCAGCCCACCCAAGTGCACCCCACACACCCTCACTCAAGAGCTGCTTCACTCTCCTCAGCGCAGCTGCTATATCTACTTGCTCATCAGTGCCCATGCACTCAACCAACCTCTGCTCATCCAACggttggtttttaaaaagtattactCACACTCATTGAAGCTGCTCCAACTACTCAAGCATGATTCGATACTATTAATGCAATTCATACCATGgcaattttttgaaaattaatgccaacttcaattttctttctttttctaaaatttttgtACTATTCAATTTTCCCTATAAAACCCACCTATTTCTTCCAAATTTTCACACCACCAAAATCATTTACCACTCTTAATTTTGCTTAGTCTTTTACtcacaaaattatttattaattgcttgtatgttttttttattaatctcACAAACATCGttatgaatatattatttattagtaTATGTGTGAGAAACTTCCTTCCCCTTTaaatgttgtttttatttaaggtTGTACTAGATGCATTTTGAGGGGCTCATTATGTCTCCttgtgtcttttttttttttggttatcaATGAAATTCACTCGTACTATCAAGTAATCTATCCTTTAAGTAGGTTTGTATGTAACGTAAATTTAGCCCACCTCATTTTGAAATCCTGAGATTTGAATAAAGACAACATGATAGTCAGCCGGTTGTATTGATTCTGATTGCACACAATACACAAAACAATTGTTGACATTCTTGTTGAATGAAATAAAACCATCCTGTGCTGTCTATCTAGTTATTCTACTTTGTACGTAGCGACCTAGTTATTCTACTTTCTATGTAGAGACCTAGTTATTCTACTTTCTAGATAGAGACCTAGTTATTCTACTTTCTAGATAGAGACCTAGTTATTCTACTTTCTATGTAGAGATTGTTTGAGAAATTGGCATAGCACTGCTTAGCTTTAATTACATGACATTAGAAACAAATCTTAGGAGGAATGTTGTATGATATAGCTTATAATATACTTCTTTGTGCATAGGTATTTGTGTGTTGAAGTGGGTCCATTGTCTATGCATGTGATTAGAAAAATAGATTGGAAGTTCTGAACGATTTGCAATGTCATGCTTcaggaaaatgaaaacaagttgATGAAAAGGACTTCGAATGAAGCATCCAATTCCCATGTACGTGACTGTTATGCTCTTTCTATAttccctctcttctctctctctctctccccttctcccccccccccccaccccAATTTGCATTAAGTGGAACTTACACTCACCCACAAAGAAACTTCTCTGTTAAACAGGTGACAGAGGGACTTTCATTTGCTGAGATACTGGATGCTTACCAAAAGAGGGGAATTGCAGCCCCCGGTGCTGTTAATCCTAGAGAAGCTGGCAAAACTGTGGCTGCTTCTACTAAGGATGAACACAATGTCAGACAAAAAGTTTCTAAACAATTACAGCATTGCCATCTTACTAAACATTCCAAGTGTATTGATTCAAGAGATGGTGCTCAACTGGACAATTCGGGCTCGCTGAAGGCTACCAAATCAGAAGTTGAGCCATACTCAGGTCCCAAAAAGAGAGGGCGGAAGCCAAATTCTTCAAAGAATTCAGAGGAAGGCCATGACCATGCTCAACCTAACAATTCATTCTCTCCGAAGGCTGTCAAATCAGAAGTTGAGCCATACTCAGCTCCCAAAAAGAGAGGCAGGAAGCCAAATTCTTTGATGAATCCAGCAGAAGGCTATGACCATTCTTGGATACATACTGggagaaaaactcaaaaacgcAGAAAGTCTAATGACAAGGGATCTGATGCTTCACCTGCTGAAGGTCGGCTTCATGGAAAGGCTGCTTTGCATTTAACACTTGAAAAGGTGACTGAGCCACCAGGTTTAGAACCTAAACCTGAAGCAGACATTGGAGCTTCTTCTCCGCTTCCTCAAAATAACCCTCCTGGTGGAACCCAACGCAGAAGGGGTCGACCAAAAAAGCAGGTTGTGGCCGATCATTCAGCTAACCGTGGTCCCCTATTTGCTGTGAGGCGAGAGTTCTCAAGTACTCAGGCTGAGGAGAGAACTGCGCAAAAAACAGATACCCATCTGACTCAGGGATTTAAGGAGACCAGTACCTTTGAAGCAAAAGCACGGAGTCATCCTAGAGCTCTAGAACGTGCTGAAAAGACAAGCGAGCAGTGCTTGCTTGCTTCCACACCTGTTGTCACAGATACGGAAGCTGCCATCCCCTTTGATCCTGATGAAAAACCACAGCAACAGTCAGCTTTGGATGTTGCATATGGGAGTACCAATGATCAATCATATGTCCGAACGGGTACTAAGACACGTAAGGGGAAAGCTACTTCTAGTAAGGAGAGTACCGAAGCATCTGGTAGCAAGGTACTTCATTACTTCTTTAACGTTgatgcaaaaataaatagatattGGAATTTTAAGCTGTCACCTGTAAtggcttttttctttcttctgttgTGCCAACTATCCATTTTTCAGAAGATTTCTAAGTCCGCAACAAAGTTGAGTGAAGATAATGAAGGAACACATAAACTGTTTCTGAAGAGGAAGTGTACCATTGAAAAGGAAGAGGTAAgacattttaatttcatttgcaGTTTACAATTCGGCCAGTTATAGTTTGGTGCTCACTCATATTTTgaacatttttctttcttttaactAGAAGTATACTGTGGGTACTGGTCTTTTTTCTGTGGTCATTCAGCTCAACTGTTATCCGTATGAAGCTTTGTCACTGGATAATTTGtagtgaataattaaaattaataaatgttgaaaatattGCTTACATTACATGTTGTAATGTGttaaacacaaacaaatttgGGTGGCCCATATTCTGTGTTGGCCCAACTTTACACTTGAATTTAGTAGACCCTATTAGAATCGTCCTGTAGATGAAGCGTGCAAATGAACTATGTTCTTAATAGAATAATCAGACATGATACACCTAAGTATAAATCTCAGTGACTCATACTAAAAGGTGTTCTCCATCTCTTCCCCTTTCTCATCTTTTGCTGGAAGatatggaaaataaaatgctATTTATGTACTCCTTTTAATCTTTATATGTCATGATGATCAGTCCAACAATAATGGACTAATAATAGTATGAACTAACACGGAAGTcagaatttttattatatgaGGGCAGAATTTTAAATATGTTCTAAAACCTTGGTAATTTGAGCTTAGTGGTGGCATTATGTAAATAATTGtatgctttgttttgattgatgACTATGAAAGTATTGAACTAACCCAATGCATTTTAGTAAGAATTTTGCTTCTTATAAAAATGCTTTttcccctttctttttcttcttatgcACCTTAATtatatctataaaaaaaaaacagaaacagtCGGGTAGGGGTAGAGTCTTAAGGTTGCAAACTGTAGATGTAATATCTTAAGAAGCTCACATTGGATTTGGGACTGTTGTGTACTTTCTGAACTTGGGAATCCTCCAAGCTTAACACGTATCCCACTTTGTATTTATGTTTGTTGTAACTGGAGAAGTAAAATAAGGAGTTTGCATGGATTTGGAACCGTGGTGTACATTTTCTGAACTTGGAAAGTCCTCTAAGCTTATTCATGTCTCCCTGTAGTTATTGTTGTGCCAATAGTTACATTGTTGGGATGATATTGTTACACATTCATTTCAATAAAGTTGTTTAACCTTACTAATCAATTATCACTAAAAGCGGAAATACAACATCAAGTCTTTCATCTTAACTATTGTGTTCTGTTACGAAGTTGCTAAAGTATTGTGTTTTACTACATGTGGAAATAATCACCTTCCTTTATCATGAAAATGCTTCAATTGATATGTTGCTTGCTTCATTTACTCTTAAATTAAGCTGGTGGTGGATGCTTTATTGAATACCATAGGTCCACTTTTCCTCCTGATATATCTAGGAACTGTGCAACATGCTAGACATGTATTTTCTGTTAGTGAGCAATTGATTACTTTGTCCTTACTACTTTTTGTGTATTGTTTTAAGAACTTGCTTCCAGGTATGATATTTCTGTTTGTTCTAAGTTCTAACCTCACACATACATATTTTGTAAATTAACTTTTCCCCTTCAGGCGTCTCAAATGCCTGATCTTGATGAGCGATTGGTTGGCAGTAGAATAAGGGTTTGGTGGCCAATGGACAAAGCGTGAGTATTGCAGAACTGATAATGAAAATGTCATACTATAATATTATTGTTCATTAGTCATTATTTACTTTCATATACCGTCAATAGGGTCCATGCCTTTGCTAGTTAGTTCCTTTAGGACTTGCAAACATAAGATACCAAAGAAACTTTTGCTATAATTAAAAGGCTCCTTGAAATTTAGTTGATTCGAGTGGGGAGTAAAAGTTCGCTTGGTTTAGGGGTTTATTATCTTTAGCTTGTTTGCCATCACTCACAACATGTTTGGGGAGTAAAAATGGTGATTGTGATTCTTTGGTTTACTGTCTTTTGGATTGGTATTGTTTGCTGAGAAACCATATCAAAATCTGTTGTTGACCTGATACAAGGAATCATTAGTTTAACATGAATTGTAGGAGGTTTCCatgtgttattttattattggtTCTGATCATCACTAGACACCCCATTGTTGAAATTTCTGGCTTCCCAAGTTGCCAAAAGATCCTGAATCCTCTTCAGCTACTGTTCTATTCTTCATGCCATTTATTCagtgtttttctttgtaagCCCCCACTAACGTCTGTATCACCGGAGTAATAATCAGAATTGATTGTTTTCTTGCATGAAATTTCTTTCTGTGCAG
It encodes:
- the LOC18783827 gene encoding uncharacterized protein LOC18783827 produces the protein MSSSEQELEEQLKETGNSLLNTPSATDELLKLLDDANDLLDNVEQGPPRSMQDALLPLMKALISNELLRHSDVDVKLSVASCLTQITRITAPDAPYDDERMKEIFQLIVASFENLSHESSRYYTKAASILCIVAKVRSSLLMMDLDCDALILEMFQHFLKITKSNLPDAVFSAMESIMTMVLDESEEIPLDILKALLSSVRKENQDQTVSPISWKLGEKVIENCSAKLKSYLVEAVKSTDIALDDYAEIVASVYQNGSDALKNDNDNDSGKILENENKLMKRTSNEASNSHVTEGLSFAEILDAYQKRGIAAPGAVNPREAGKTVAASTKDEHNVRQKVSKQLQHCHLTKHSKCIDSRDGAQLDNSGSLKATKSEVEPYSGPKKRGRKPNSSKNSEEGHDHAQPNNSFSPKAVKSEVEPYSAPKKRGRKPNSLMNPAEGYDHSWIHTGRKTQKRRKSNDKGSDASPAEGRLHGKAALHLTLEKVTEPPGLEPKPEADIGASSPLPQNNPPGGTQRRRGRPKKQVVADHSANRGPLFAVRREFSSTQAEERTAQKTDTHLTQGFKETSTFEAKARSHPRALERAEKTSEQCLLASTPVVTDTEAAIPFDPDEKPQQQSALDVAYGSTNDQSYVRTGTKTRKGKATSSKESTEASGSKKISKSATKLSEDNEGTHKLFLKRKCTIEKEEASQMPDLDERLVGSRIRVWWPMDKAFYEGVVSSYDPAKKKHLVLYVDGDEENLNLKKQRWQLIDDVLPDFEQVQMENLPKPEASSDTPQKRKRKTKSETSKQENAGLSSKRISRRGVSAGISIVECMKSGSKSADCSTLGELKVINGEEDDQSKENDRLKDDGQVSAGKLEAEKKTGIDSAQIAPETMTSSKGESPKLDIEPSGGECAKELKELSKCAGNAIHPLT